The DNA sequence AACCGCCGCGGCGACGGCGATCCCGTCGAGGAACGCCAGGCCGACGGTGAACATCCCGAACAGGGACACGCAGACCGTCACCCCGGCGAAGACCACGCTCCGGCACGACGTCGCGGCCGCGGTGGCGAGCGCCTCTTCGGCGGCCAGGCCGTCCTGGATCCCTTGGCGGTAGCGGGTGAGCACGAACAGCGCGTAGTCCACGCCGACGCCGAGCCCGAGCAGCGCGGCGATCTCGGTGCTGATCTTCGGGACGGTCAGGACGTGTGACAGCAGCGCGACGACGGCGAGCGCGCAGCCCACCGACACCGACGCCGTGAGGACCGGGAGCAGCACGCACGTCAGCGAGCGGAAGGTCAGCAGCAGCACGAGCGCGGCGGCGACCAGCCCTATCCCGGCGTTGCCGAGGCCGGGCGCGGCGGCGGTCATCGCGGCCAGCTGCCCGGACGCCCCGGCGCTCACCCCGTTCCCGTCGGCGCCGCGCACGACGTCCGCGAAGTCGTCGGCCACCGCCTGCCCCAGCGCCTCGGCTTCGGCGTCGAAGCGGACGTCGAGCACGGCGACGCGGTGGTCGGCCGACACCGGGCCGGGATCGACCGAGACGACGTGCGGCAGGCTCCGCAGCCGGCCGGCGAGCGTGTCGAGCCGGGCGCTGTCGGCGGATCGCACGACCACGCGTTCCTGGTCCCCGGACGCGCCCGCGCCGCGCAGGAGGTCCGCCGCCACCGTGCTGTCCGCCGAGGGCAGCGCGACGGTGTCGCGGTAGGCCGCCCCGGTGTGCTGCGCGGCGAACAGCAGCCCGCCGAGGGCGAGCAGCCAGCAGGCCACCACCCACGGCGCCCGCCGGAAGCACCACGACACCAGCCCGACCATGCCGTCCTCCCGGTCGTGAGCAGCGGAAACAGGCTGATCACGCTAACAACGGCGGCGCGCGTGAAGATACCGCCCGGGTTCACAAATCGGTCCGCCAAACCCCGTGCGGGCGTGAGTGCCCGCCCGTTCCGGCGACCGCGGGGACTTGTCGGACGTTGACAACTTCGCCCGGCCGGTTGTTCGCGAAGCGACAGAACGTCACCCGGGAGCAAGATCAACGGTTGCCAAATCGAACCGCGTATGAGTACATGGCGTGCGCGTCCGGTGTCGGAGCGTCAGACGCGATGTGAGCACGCGGTGGGTCGCGCGGACTTCACTGGAGAAGCCGCCGCCGTCGTGCGGCAAGGGGTGACCAGTGACGCGGACGACCGGAGACCGGGCGGTCTCGCACGACGTGGCGCACCTGGTCCCGCAGCAGCGGGACGCCGGCCAGGCACGGCGGTTGTGGTGCTCCCTGCCGACGGAGATCGCGCGGCGGTTCCGGCCGCACGCCGAGCCCGTCGCGCGGCGGATCCTCGACGAGATCCAGCGCGCCGTGCCCGAATACGCGAAGCCCCTCGAAGGCGAGTTCGGCAAGGTGATCGTGCAAGCGATCGAGTACGCGGTCGTCAGCTGCATCGACACCATCGAAGACCAGGAGACCGGCCACGACGACTGGCAGAAGCTGTTCATCGAGGTCGGCAAGCGCCTCCACCACGACGGCGGGAGCCTGAACTCGCTGCAGGCCGCCTACCGCGCGGGCGGGCGGGCCGCCTGGCGCTACGTCTCGCAGTTCGGCCAGGTCCACCGGCTCCCGGCGGCGATCCTCTGCATCGGCGCGGAAGCCATCTTCGCCTACGTGGACGAAATCTCCTCCTATTCGGTCGAGGGGTACACCCTGGCCCAGGCGCGGGCGACCGGGACACTCGAACGCCGTCGCCGGCGGCTGCTGGACCTGCTCCTGGCCACCCCGGCCTCCTCACCGGCCACCGTCGCGACGATGGCGAAGGCCGCGAAGTGGGAGATCCCGGAGTGGGTCACGGTCATCGCGCTCGAACCGCGCGACGAGCAGCACCTCACCGCCGCGCCCCAGCTGCCCGACGACGTACTGCTCGACCTCGAAGGCAGCGAACCCTGCCTGCTGACCCCGAACCCGGACCGCGACCTGCGCGCCCTCGAAAGCCGGCTGCCGGGCTGGCGGGCGGCGGTCGGCCCCCGCGTCCGCCCACCCGAAGCCGCGACGTCCCGGCACTGGGCCCGCAACACACTGGACCTGGTCCGGCGCGGGCTCGTCGACGACCGCACGGTGACCCACTGCGGCGACCACCTGTCGACGCTCTGGCTGCTCCTGGATCCCTTCCTGCTCGACCAGCTGTCGGCGAAGGTGCTCGCGCCGTTCGCGGGCCTCACGGTCAAGCAGCAGATCAGGCTGGCCGAGACGTTGCTGAGCTGGCTGGAGCACAACGGGAACACCCCGGACATCGCCCAGGCCCTCGGCATCCACCCGCAGACGGTGCGCTACCGCGTCAGCCAGCTGACGGGCCTCTTCGGCGACCGGCTCGCCGACCCGCTCGAACGGCTGGAG is a window from the Amycolatopsis sp. NBC_00355 genome containing:
- a CDS encoding helix-turn-helix domain-containing protein, which produces MAHLVPQQRDAGQARRLWCSLPTEIARRFRPHAEPVARRILDEIQRAVPEYAKPLEGEFGKVIVQAIEYAVVSCIDTIEDQETGHDDWQKLFIEVGKRLHHDGGSLNSLQAAYRAGGRAAWRYVSQFGQVHRLPAAILCIGAEAIFAYVDEISSYSVEGYTLAQARATGTLERRRRRLLDLLLATPASSPATVATMAKAAKWEIPEWVTVIALEPRDEQHLTAAPQLPDDVLLDLEGSEPCLLTPNPDRDLRALESRLPGWRAAVGPRVRPPEAATSRHWARNTLDLVRRGLVDDRTVTHCGDHLSTLWLLLDPFLLDQLSAKVLAPFAGLTVKQQIRLAETLLSWLEHNGNTPDIAQALGIHPQTVRYRVSQLTGLFGDRLADPLERLEIQMALRAHQLLGTRPPEESPDEQ